In a single window of the Mesorhizobium shangrilense genome:
- a CDS encoding Fe(3+) ABC transporter substrate-binding protein, translating to MRLNRLAQLAAFAAAGVASTAALAEGTVNVYTYRQPELIKPVLDAFTKETGIATQVLFLDKGLEERIASEGENSPADVIMTVDISRLTAAKEKGITQPLVDDVVNKNISAEYRDPEGHWFGLTKRARVIYASKDRVTQTEITYAELADPKWKGKICMRSGQHDYNLALFSAAIDHWGPEKTEEWMKGLKANLAKKPDGGDRPQAGAIAAGECDIAIGNTYYVGLMRNNEKDPKDKQWGNAINVLFPTFTETGGTHVNVSGAALAKHAPNKDNAVKLIEFLSGHEAQQIYAEKNYEYPVEPGLEPSSTVKEFGELKADTLSLADIAKNRKAASEMVDRVGLDDGPSS from the coding sequence ATGAGACTCAACAGGCTTGCGCAGCTCGCGGCATTCGCCGCCGCCGGGGTCGCATCCACTGCCGCCCTCGCCGAGGGCACGGTCAACGTCTACACCTATCGGCAGCCGGAACTGATCAAGCCGGTTCTCGACGCCTTCACCAAGGAAACCGGAATTGCAACGCAGGTTCTGTTCCTCGACAAGGGCCTGGAGGAGCGGATCGCCTCGGAAGGCGAGAATTCGCCGGCCGACGTGATCATGACCGTCGACATCAGCCGCCTGACTGCCGCCAAGGAAAAGGGCATCACGCAGCCGCTCGTCGACGACGTCGTCAACAAGAACATTTCCGCGGAGTATCGCGATCCGGAAGGCCACTGGTTCGGCCTGACCAAGCGCGCCCGTGTTATCTACGCCTCCAAGGACCGCGTGACCCAGACGGAGATCACCTATGCGGAGCTGGCCGACCCGAAGTGGAAGGGCAAGATCTGCATGCGCTCCGGCCAGCACGACTACAATCTGGCGCTGTTCTCGGCGGCCATTGATCATTGGGGTCCGGAGAAGACCGAGGAGTGGATGAAGGGCCTGAAGGCCAACCTCGCCAAGAAGCCTGACGGCGGCGACCGTCCACAGGCGGGCGCGATCGCGGCCGGCGAGTGCGACATCGCGATCGGCAACACCTACTATGTCGGCCTGATGCGCAACAACGAGAAGGATCCCAAGGACAAGCAATGGGGCAACGCGATCAACGTGCTGTTCCCGACCTTCACCGAGACCGGCGGCACGCATGTCAACGTTTCGGGCGCGGCGCTCGCAAAGCATGCGCCGAACAAGGACAATGCGGTGAAGCTGATCGAATTCCTCTCCGGGCATGAGGCGCAGCAGATCTACGCCGAGAAGAACTACGAATATCCGGTCGAGCCGGGTCTGGAGCCGTCGTCGACCGTCAAGGAATTCGGCGAGCTGAAGGCCGACACGCTGTCTCTGGCCGACATCGCCAAGAACCGCAAGGCGGCGTCCGAGATGGTCGATCGCGTCGGGCTCGATGACGGCCCGAGCAGCTGA
- a CDS encoding ABC transporter permease translates to MDDPHADRRPPAQRLVHPWLLCIAILIAGIVLLPVISLATVALTGSGEDWPHLIRNVLPGATTTTLGLLAMVAVGTAVAGVISAWLVVAFDFPFRRTMSWALVLPLAVPPYLAAYAFAEFFHYSGPVQSLVRAVFGFETIRDYWFPDVRSTGGAALVLTSVLYPYVYLTTRVVLLMQGRNIGDVARTLGARPAKVFLRVLLPVTRPAIIAGVALVLMETINDIGASEYLGVRTLTFAVYSTWLNRGSLEGGAQVALIILVLVFALLMLEQHSRKRQRFHNSRGTQIKAHHPRIPLHGRRGWTALGVTLSPVLLGFGIPLFVFGQYASRRIEQFATPELGAAFLTSVATSAVTAVLTVSLALVLVNAVRVARSGGMTALVRLASVGYALPGGILGLGLILVLTRFDNGLDALMRVEFGVSTGLLVSGSAAAVILGCTIRFLALAEGAVRSGLDKLPPHLDEAARSLGKSPTASATTVLLPLLKPAILTALVLVFVDTVKELSATILLRPFGFGTLATYVYEQASRGAPEDGAAAALVIILTAMAPVILLSGALMRDREASM, encoded by the coding sequence ATGGACGACCCGCATGCGGACCGGCGACCGCCGGCGCAGCGGCTCGTGCATCCCTGGTTGCTTTGCATCGCCATCCTCATTGCCGGGATCGTGCTGCTGCCGGTCATTTCGCTCGCGACCGTCGCGCTCACCGGTTCCGGCGAAGACTGGCCGCATCTCATCCGGAACGTCCTTCCCGGCGCGACCACAACGACGCTGGGGCTGCTGGCGATGGTGGCGGTCGGCACGGCGGTGGCGGGCGTCATTTCCGCCTGGTTGGTCGTCGCCTTCGACTTTCCCTTCAGGCGGACGATGTCGTGGGCGCTGGTCCTTCCCCTGGCCGTGCCGCCCTATCTGGCGGCCTACGCCTTCGCCGAGTTCTTCCACTACAGCGGGCCGGTGCAAAGCCTCGTGCGCGCCGTTTTCGGTTTCGAGACGATCCGGGACTACTGGTTTCCGGACGTCCGCTCGACCGGCGGCGCGGCGCTGGTGCTGACGTCCGTGCTCTATCCGTATGTCTACCTGACGACCCGCGTCGTTCTCCTGATGCAGGGGCGCAATATCGGCGACGTGGCGCGCACGCTCGGCGCACGCCCCGCCAAGGTCTTCCTGCGCGTGCTTCTGCCGGTGACGCGACCGGCGATCATCGCAGGCGTCGCGCTCGTCCTGATGGAGACCATCAACGACATCGGCGCATCAGAGTATCTTGGTGTTCGCACGCTGACCTTCGCGGTCTACTCGACGTGGCTCAACCGCGGCAGTCTCGAAGGTGGCGCGCAGGTCGCGCTGATCATCCTCGTGCTGGTGTTCGCCCTGCTGATGCTGGAGCAGCACAGCCGCAAGAGGCAGCGCTTCCACAACAGTCGCGGCACCCAGATCAAGGCGCATCATCCGCGCATCCCGCTCCACGGCCGGCGCGGCTGGACAGCGCTTGGCGTCACGCTGTCGCCGGTGCTTCTCGGCTTCGGCATCCCCCTCTTCGTCTTCGGTCAGTATGCGTCGCGGCGGATCGAACAGTTCGCCACGCCGGAACTCGGCGCGGCCTTCCTGACGTCGGTCGCCACATCGGCGGTCACCGCGGTGCTGACCGTCAGCCTCGCCCTGGTGCTGGTCAACGCCGTGCGCGTGGCGCGGTCCGGCGGGATGACGGCGCTGGTGCGGCTGGCTTCGGTCGGCTACGCGCTGCCGGGCGGTATATTGGGGCTTGGGCTGATCCTCGTGCTCACCCGCTTCGACAACGGCCTCGACGCGCTCATGCGGGTCGAGTTCGGCGTCTCTACCGGACTGCTCGTCTCCGGCAGCGCGGCTGCGGTCATCCTCGGCTGCACCATTCGTTTCCTGGCCCTCGCCGAAGGGGCGGTGCGCTCCGGCCTCGACAAGCTGCCCCCGCATCTCGACGAAGCGGCGCGCAGCCTCGGCAAATCGCCTACCGCAAGCGCGACGACCGTTTTGCTGCCCCTCCTCAAACCGGCAATCCTCACCGCCCTTGTGCTGGTGTTCGTCGATACGGTGAAAGAGCTTTCGGCCACCATCCTGCTCCGGCCGTTCGGCTTCGGCACATTGGCGACCTACGTCTACGAACAGGCCTCGCGGGGCGCGCCGGAGGACGGCGCCGCGGCGGCGCTGGTCATCATCCTGACGGCGATGGCTCCCGTGATCCTTTTGTCGGGGGCGCTGATGCGCGACCGCGAAGCCTCGATGTAG